Proteins from one Streptomyces genisteinicus genomic window:
- a CDS encoding HU family DNA-binding protein codes for MNKAQLVEAIADKLGGRQQAADAVDAVLDAIVRAVVGGDRVSVTGFGSFEKVDRPARYARNPQTGERVRVKKTSVPRFRAGQGFKDLVSGSKKLPKGGEVSVKKAPKGSLSGGSSTRTTAKAAAKKATAKKTAAAKKATPAKKAAAKKTTAAKKATTAAAKKTTAKKATTAKKATTAKSAAKKTTAKTAPAKKATAKKAPAKKTTARKTTAKKATTARKK; via the coding sequence GTGAACAAGGCGCAGCTCGTAGAAGCGATTGCCGACAAGCTCGGCGGCCGTCAGCAGGCCGCGGACGCTGTCGACGCGGTGCTCGACGCGATCGTCCGGGCGGTTGTCGGCGGTGACCGGGTCTCGGTCACCGGCTTCGGCTCGTTCGAGAAGGTCGACCGCCCCGCCCGCTACGCCCGCAACCCCCAGACGGGCGAGCGTGTCCGGGTCAAGAAGACCTCTGTTCCGCGATTCCGCGCAGGTCAGGGCTTCAAGGACCTGGTCAGCGGTTCGAAGAAGCTCCCCAAGGGCGGCGAGGTGTCCGTCAAGAAGGCTCCCAAGGGCAGCCTTTCCGGAGGCTCCTCCACCCGGACGACGGCCAAGGCCGCCGCCAAGAAGGCCACGGCGAAGAAGACCGCCGCCGCCAAGAAGGCGACGCCCGCGAAGAAGGCCGCCGCCAAGAAGACCACGGCGGCGAAGAAGGCCACCACCGCCGCCGCCAAGAAGACCACGGCCAAGAAGGCCACCACCGCCAAGAAGGCCACCACGGCGAAGAGCGCGGCCAAGAAGACCACGGCCAAGACCGCTCCCGCGAAGAAGGCCACCGCCAAGAAGGCGCCCGCCAAGAAGACGACGGCGCGCAAGACCACCGCGAAGAAGGCCACCACCGCTCGCAAGAAGTAA
- a CDS encoding DUF3515 domain-containing protein: MTSFARRSLALSAAVLALAAAAGCSPGDAAAQVPVPSPPAQEAALCGALHDALPDSVAGHGRQDPEPSSELTAGWGDAAIVLRCGVPRPDRMSDPQAQGIEVDGVGWMLEERDSGPRFTTTYRETYVEVTLGEDFLHDASPLTELAGPVARTVPATL, from the coding sequence GTGACGTCCTTCGCCCGCCGGTCCCTCGCTCTGTCCGCAGCCGTGCTCGCCCTGGCCGCAGCCGCGGGCTGTTCCCCGGGCGACGCGGCCGCGCAGGTCCCGGTTCCCAGTCCCCCGGCCCAGGAGGCCGCGCTCTGCGGTGCCCTGCACGACGCCCTTCCGGACTCGGTCGCGGGGCACGGGCGCCAGGACCCCGAACCCTCGTCCGAACTGACCGCCGGCTGGGGCGATGCCGCGATCGTACTGCGCTGCGGTGTGCCCCGGCCCGACCGGATGAGCGATCCCCAGGCGCAGGGCATCGAGGTGGACGGAGTGGGCTGGATGCTGGAGGAACGCGACAGCGGGCCCCGGTTCACCACCACGTACCGCGAGACCTATGTCGAGGTGACCCTCGGCGAGGACTTCCTGCACGACGCGAGCCCGCTCACCGAGCTGGCCGGTCCCGTCGCCCGGACGGTTCCGGCCACGCTCTGA
- a CDS encoding NAD(P)H-dependent glycerol-3-phosphate dehydrogenase: MTTPVKAAVLGTGSWGTAFAMVLADAGCEVALWGRRPELAEAVNTTRTNPDYLPGIELPAGLRATTDAAEALAGADFTVLAVPSQTLRANLAAWTPELAGDTVLVSLMKGVELGTAKRMSEVVEEVAKVPSERVAVVTGPNLAKEIASRMPAAAVVASTDESVARRLQSACHTPYFRPYTNTDVVGCELGGAVKNVIGLAVGIADGMGLGDNAKGSLITRGLAETTRLGLAMGADPLTFSGLAGLGDLVATCSSPLSRNHTFGTNLGRGMTLQETIAVTRQTAEGVKSCESVLDLARRHGVDMPITETVVGIVHEGKPPVVALKELMSRAAKPERR, encoded by the coding sequence GTGACCACGCCCGTCAAGGCCGCCGTCCTCGGCACCGGCTCATGGGGAACCGCGTTCGCCATGGTCCTCGCCGACGCCGGCTGCGAGGTCGCCCTGTGGGGCCGCCGCCCCGAGCTCGCCGAGGCCGTCAACACCACCCGCACCAATCCCGACTACCTCCCCGGCATCGAGCTCCCCGCCGGGCTGCGGGCCACCACCGACGCGGCCGAGGCCCTGGCCGGCGCCGACTTCACCGTCCTCGCCGTCCCCTCGCAGACCCTGCGCGCCAACCTCGCGGCCTGGACCCCGGAGCTCGCCGGCGACACCGTGCTGGTCTCCCTGATGAAGGGGGTCGAGCTCGGCACCGCGAAGCGGATGAGCGAGGTCGTCGAAGAGGTCGCCAAGGTCCCCTCCGAACGCGTCGCCGTCGTCACCGGGCCCAACCTGGCCAAGGAGATCGCGTCCCGGATGCCCGCCGCGGCCGTCGTCGCCTCGACCGACGAGAGCGTCGCCCGGCGGCTCCAGTCCGCCTGCCACACGCCCTACTTCCGCCCGTACACCAACACCGACGTCGTCGGCTGCGAACTGGGCGGCGCCGTGAAGAACGTGATCGGTCTCGCCGTCGGCATCGCCGACGGCATGGGCCTCGGCGACAACGCCAAGGGCTCGCTGATCACCCGGGGCCTCGCCGAGACCACCCGCCTCGGGCTCGCCATGGGAGCCGACCCGCTCACCTTCTCCGGACTCGCCGGCCTCGGGGACCTGGTGGCGACCTGCTCCTCGCCGCTCTCCCGCAACCACACCTTCGGCACCAACCTCGGCCGCGGGATGACGCTCCAGGAGACCATCGCCGTCACCCGGCAGACCGCGGAGGGCGTCAAGTCCTGCGAGTCGGTGCTCGACCTCGCGCGGCGGCACGGCGTCGACATGCCCATCACCGAAACCGTCGTCGGCATCGTCCACGAGGGGAAGCCGCCGGTCGTCGCCCTCAAGGAGCTGATGTCCCGCGCCGCCAAGCCCGAGCGGCGCTGA
- a CDS encoding Lrp/AsnC family transcriptional regulator encodes MVQAYILIQTEVGKASIVAETIGKLPGVIQAEDVTGPYDVIVRAQADTVDELGRMVVAKVQQVDGITRTLTCPVVHL; translated from the coding sequence GTGGTACAGGCGTACATCCTCATCCAGACCGAAGTCGGCAAGGCGTCGATCGTCGCCGAGACCATCGGGAAACTCCCCGGTGTGATCCAGGCCGAGGACGTGACCGGACCGTACGACGTGATCGTGCGCGCGCAGGCCGACACGGTCGACGAGCTGGGACGCATGGTGGTCGCCAAGGTCCAGCAGGTGGACGGCATCACCCGCACCCTGACCTGCCCGGTCGTCCACCTGTAG
- the rpmB gene encoding 50S ribosomal protein L28 encodes MAANCDVCGKGPGFGNNISHSHRRTSRRWNPNIQRVRAVVGRTPKRLNVCTSCIKAGKVSR; translated from the coding sequence GTGGCTGCCAACTGCGACGTCTGCGGCAAGGGGCCGGGCTTCGGCAACAACATTTCGCACTCGCACCGCCGTACGTCTCGTCGCTGGAACCCGAACATCCAGCGTGTGCGTGCCGTGGTCGGTCGGACGCCGAAGCGGCTCAACGTCTGCACCTCGTGCATCAAGGCCGGCAAGGTCTCGCGCTAA
- a CDS encoding D-alanine--D-alanine ligase family protein has translation MSTENLPQSPAEQLRKPRVAVVFGGRSSEHGISVVTAGAVLRAIDRTKYDVLPIGITGDGRWALTADEPERMAITDRRTPSVDELAESDEGGVVLSVDPGSREVVYSEPGAVPKALGEVDVVFPMLHGPYGEDGTLQGLLELSGIPYVGSGVLASAVGQDKEYMKRVFLSFGLPVGPYEVVRPREWELDPAAARRKIVDFAGEHGWPLFVKPARGGSSMGITKVDSPAGLDDAIAEARRHDPKILVESLLRGREIECGVLEFEDGPRASVPAEIPPVTSHDFYDFEAKYIDSATGLVPAPLTGEQTEEVQRLAVAAFDAASCEGLVRADFFLTEDGTFVINEINTMPGFTPISMYPRMWQESGVEYTELVDRLIQAALRRPTGLR, from the coding sequence ATGAGCACCGAGAACCTCCCCCAGAGCCCCGCAGAGCAGCTCCGCAAGCCGCGCGTCGCCGTCGTCTTCGGCGGCCGCAGCTCCGAGCACGGGATCTCCGTGGTCACGGCCGGCGCAGTGCTGCGCGCCATCGACCGCACCAAGTACGACGTGCTGCCGATCGGCATCACCGGGGACGGCCGGTGGGCGCTGACCGCCGACGAGCCCGAGCGGATGGCCATCACCGACCGCCGCACCCCCAGCGTCGACGAACTGGCCGAGTCCGACGAGGGCGGCGTGGTGCTCTCCGTCGACCCCGGCAGCCGCGAGGTCGTCTACAGCGAGCCCGGCGCGGTGCCGAAGGCGCTGGGCGAGGTCGACGTGGTCTTCCCGATGCTGCACGGGCCCTACGGCGAGGACGGCACGCTCCAGGGGCTCCTGGAGCTCTCCGGCATCCCCTACGTCGGCTCCGGCGTGCTCGCCTCGGCCGTCGGCCAGGACAAGGAGTACATGAAGCGCGTCTTCCTCTCCTTCGGCCTGCCCGTCGGCCCCTACGAGGTCGTCCGCCCCCGCGAGTGGGAGCTGGACCCGGCCGCCGCGCGCAGGAAGATCGTGGACTTCGCGGGCGAGCACGGCTGGCCGCTCTTCGTGAAGCCCGCCCGCGGCGGATCGTCCATGGGCATCACCAAGGTCGACTCGCCCGCCGGCCTGGACGACGCGATCGCCGAGGCCCGCCGCCACGACCCCAAGATCCTCGTCGAGTCGCTGCTGCGCGGCCGCGAGATCGAGTGCGGCGTGCTGGAGTTCGAGGACGGCCCGCGGGCCAGCGTCCCGGCGGAGATCCCGCCCGTGACGTCCCACGACTTCTACGACTTCGAGGCCAAGTACATCGACTCGGCCACCGGTCTGGTGCCGGCCCCGCTGACCGGGGAGCAGACCGAGGAGGTGCAGCGCCTCGCCGTCGCGGCGTTCGACGCGGCCTCCTGCGAGGGGCTGGTGCGGGCGGACTTCTTCCTCACCGAGGACGGCACGTTCGTCATCAACGAGATCAACACCATGCCCGGCTTCACACCGATCTCCATGTACCCGCGCATGTGGCAGGAGAGCGGAGTCGAGTACACGGAGCTGGTCGACCGGCTGATCCAGGCCGCCCTGCGGCGGCCGACCGGTCTGCGCTGA
- a CDS encoding thiamine-phosphate kinase — MKGTVGELGEFGLIEKLTSRLTSTPAVRIGPGDDAAVVTAPDRRVVASTDILLEGRHFRRDWSTAYDVGRKAAAQNLADIAAMGAVPTALLLGLVVPAELPVTWATELMDGIRDECQVAGAAVVGGDVVRGDLITVAITALGDLRNHEPVTRGGARPGDVVAYTGWLGWSAAGYAVLSRGFRSPRAFVEAHRRPEPPYHAGPAAAGLGATAMCDISDGLVADLGHIAEASKVRIDLRSGLIDIPSQMSDIGQAVGVDPLQWVLTGGEDHAIVATFPPDAKLPARWKVIGEVLNPSALPQVTVDGAPWTAKSGWDHFGDIEDGNRPAGR; from the coding sequence GTGAAGGGCACTGTGGGCGAGTTGGGGGAGTTCGGGCTCATCGAGAAGCTCACCTCCCGGCTCACCTCCACCCCGGCGGTACGGATCGGCCCCGGCGACGACGCCGCGGTCGTCACCGCACCCGACCGGCGGGTCGTGGCGAGCACGGACATCCTGCTGGAAGGGCGCCACTTCCGGCGCGACTGGTCGACCGCCTACGACGTCGGCCGCAAGGCCGCCGCGCAGAACCTGGCCGACATCGCCGCCATGGGAGCCGTGCCCACGGCTCTGCTCCTCGGCCTCGTGGTGCCCGCCGAACTGCCCGTCACCTGGGCCACCGAGCTCATGGACGGCATCCGCGACGAGTGCCAGGTCGCCGGCGCGGCCGTGGTCGGCGGCGACGTCGTCCGCGGCGACCTGATCACCGTCGCCATCACGGCCCTCGGCGACCTGCGCAACCACGAGCCGGTCACCCGCGGCGGCGCCCGCCCCGGCGACGTCGTCGCCTACACCGGCTGGCTCGGCTGGTCCGCCGCCGGGTACGCCGTGCTCTCCCGCGGCTTCCGGTCGCCGCGCGCCTTCGTGGAGGCCCACCGCAGGCCCGAACCGCCGTACCACGCGGGCCCGGCGGCCGCCGGGCTCGGCGCCACCGCCATGTGCGACATCAGCGACGGACTCGTCGCCGACCTCGGCCACATCGCCGAGGCCAGCAAGGTCCGCATCGACCTGCGCTCCGGACTCATCGACATCCCCTCGCAGATGAGCGACATCGGCCAGGCCGTCGGCGTCGACCCGCTCCAGTGGGTGCTCACCGGCGGCGAGGACCACGCGATCGTCGCCACCTTCCCGCCGGACGCCAAACTCCCCGCGCGCTGGAAGGTGATCGGCGAGGTGCTCAACCCGTCGGCGCTGCCGCAGGTGACCGTGGACGGCGCCCCCTGGACCGCCAAGAGCGGCTGGGACCACTTCGGCGACATCGAGGACGGGAACCGGCCCGCCGGCCGGTGA
- a CDS encoding lysophospholipid acyltransferase family protein: protein MSRRRIGFWYRLAAVIAKPPLLLLFKRDWRGMEHIPADGGFITAINHNSYLDMFSYGHFQYNTGRVPRFLAKAALFKAPGVGLMLRGTGQIPVYRESSNAVGAFRAAVAAVERGECVAFYPEGTLTRDPGTWPMTGKTGVARAALQTRAPVIPVAQWGANLAMPPYAKEHRFSFFPRKTLQVQAGPPVDLDRFYGKEPTPEVLREATEEIMAAITVLLEEIRGESAPAKPYDLREARAEQRRKAAGEGAK, encoded by the coding sequence GTGTCCCGCCGTAGAATCGGCTTCTGGTACCGCCTGGCGGCGGTCATCGCCAAGCCGCCGCTGTTGCTTCTGTTCAAGCGGGACTGGCGGGGAATGGAACACATTCCGGCCGACGGCGGATTCATCACCGCCATCAATCACAACTCGTACCTCGACATGTTCTCCTACGGGCACTTCCAGTACAACACCGGCCGGGTGCCCCGGTTCCTGGCCAAGGCCGCCCTCTTCAAGGCGCCCGGCGTCGGACTCATGCTGCGCGGCACGGGCCAGATCCCCGTCTACCGCGAGTCGTCCAACGCGGTGGGCGCCTTCCGCGCGGCCGTGGCGGCCGTCGAACGCGGGGAGTGCGTCGCCTTCTACCCGGAGGGCACCCTCACCCGCGACCCCGGCACCTGGCCGATGACCGGCAAGACCGGCGTCGCCCGCGCCGCGCTCCAGACCCGTGCCCCCGTCATCCCGGTCGCCCAGTGGGGCGCCAACCTGGCGATGCCGCCGTACGCCAAGGAGCACAGGTTCAGCTTCTTCCCCCGCAAGACCCTCCAGGTGCAGGCCGGTCCACCGGTGGACCTCGACCGCTTCTACGGCAAGGAGCCGACGCCCGAGGTGCTCAGGGAGGCGACCGAGGAGATCATGGCCGCGATCACCGTCCTGCTGGAGGAGATCCGCGGGGAGTCCGCGCCCGCCAAGCCGTACGATCTGCGCGAGGCGCGCGCCGAGCAGCGCCGCAAGGCCGCCGGAGAGGGAGCGAAGTGA
- the cofC gene encoding 2-phospho-L-lactate guanylyltransferase yields MRTDGDLAPDPAPVAGWSLVVPLKPLALAKSRLAGAVGDSLRPRLALAFAEDTVAAALACAAVGDVAVVTDDPVAGAALAALGARIVPDAPGAGLNAALEHGARAVRARRPRAAVAALNADLPALRPRELARALAAASAFSRAFLTDAAGIGTTLLCALPGAELRPAFGGPSRRRHSASGAAEILSPGLDSVRRDVDTGADLAAALGLGVGPRTAEVTAGRTAWARTAQAAEAPPATA; encoded by the coding sequence ATGCGCACCGACGGAGATCTCGCCCCGGACCCGGCCCCGGTCGCCGGCTGGTCCCTCGTCGTTCCCCTGAAGCCGCTGGCCCTCGCCAAGAGCAGGCTCGCGGGGGCCGTCGGGGACTCGCTGCGCCCCCGGCTCGCCCTGGCGTTCGCCGAGGACACGGTGGCGGCGGCGCTGGCCTGCGCGGCGGTCGGGGATGTGGCCGTCGTCACGGACGACCCGGTGGCAGGCGCCGCGCTCGCCGCGCTCGGCGCCCGGATCGTCCCGGACGCTCCGGGCGCGGGGCTGAACGCGGCGCTGGAGCACGGCGCGCGCGCGGTGCGGGCCCGTCGCCCGCGCGCGGCGGTGGCGGCGCTGAACGCGGACCTCCCGGCATTGCGGCCCCGTGAATTGGCGCGGGCCCTCGCGGCCGCCTCGGCATTTTCCCGGGCATTTCTGACTGATGCCGCGGGAATCGGCACGACATTGCTGTGCGCACTGCCGGGGGCGGAATTGCGTCCCGCATTCGGCGGGCCCTCGCGCCGCCGCCATTCGGCGTCGGGCGCGGCGGAAATCCTCTCCCCGGGCCTGGATTCGGTGCGCCGGGACGTGGACACGGGCGCAGATCTGGCGGCCGCCCTCGGTCTGGGCGTCGGCCCGCGCACGGCGGAGGTGACGGCCGGCCGCACCGCCTGGGCGCGCACCGCGCAGGCCGCCGAGGCGCCGCCGGCCACGGCGTGA
- a CDS encoding DAK2 domain-containing protein has translation MDAAAVRTWCSLTLQALGREREEIDAINVYPVADGDTGTNLYLTAESAAQAVEAVFAAHGTRDTAPSSADVMRAMAHGALIGARGNSGTILAQLLRGMAERLEAGDHLAGALRRAAELAREAVAHPVEGTILTVAAAAADAAGDAAGAPADVCRAAYAGARAALDATPGQLEVLGRAGVVDAGGRGLLAVLGALVEAVCGEAPPAFGTGRPARPLPQEPGPCDAAGPAFEVIYLLEAEAGAVAALRERLDALGDSLVVVGGDGLWNVHVHVDDAGAAVEAGVEAGRPYRIRITHFGAAAVPAAREQAQRAVVAVVPGAGLPALCAEAGATTVPTRPGEPPASGELVDAIRRAHAREVVLLPNDPLLRHTAAAAAEQARAEGMRVALIPTRSPVQGIAALAVHEADRSFDEDVVAMTAAAGATRCAELAVAERQSWTSAGVCQAGDVLGLIDGDVAVIGQDVTGTAVAVLDRMLSSGGELVTLVLGDATPAELAVRLEAHVRDTHLAVDTVTYDGGGAAPLLIGVE, from the coding sequence ATGGACGCCGCAGCGGTACGCACCTGGTGCTCGCTGACGCTCCAGGCCCTCGGCAGGGAACGCGAGGAGATCGACGCCATCAACGTCTACCCGGTCGCCGACGGCGACACGGGCACCAATCTCTACCTCACCGCCGAGTCCGCCGCGCAGGCCGTCGAAGCGGTCTTCGCCGCCCACGGGACCCGTGACACGGCCCCCTCGTCCGCCGACGTGATGCGCGCCATGGCGCACGGCGCCCTCATCGGCGCCCGCGGCAACTCCGGCACCATCCTCGCCCAGCTGCTGCGCGGCATGGCCGAACGCCTCGAAGCCGGCGACCACCTCGCGGGAGCGCTGCGCCGTGCCGCCGAGCTCGCCCGCGAAGCCGTCGCCCACCCCGTCGAGGGCACCATCCTCACCGTCGCCGCCGCCGCGGCGGACGCCGCCGGGGACGCCGCAGGCGCACCGGCGGACGTCTGCCGCGCCGCCTACGCGGGCGCCCGGGCCGCCCTGGACGCCACCCCCGGCCAGCTGGAGGTCCTGGGGCGCGCCGGCGTGGTGGACGCGGGCGGCCGCGGTCTGCTGGCCGTGCTCGGCGCCCTGGTCGAGGCCGTGTGCGGCGAGGCGCCGCCCGCCTTCGGAACCGGGCGGCCGGCGAGGCCGCTCCCCCAGGAGCCCGGCCCGTGCGACGCCGCGGGGCCCGCCTTCGAGGTGATCTACCTGCTGGAGGCCGAGGCCGGAGCCGTGGCCGCGCTGCGCGAACGGCTGGACGCCCTCGGCGACTCCCTCGTCGTCGTCGGCGGCGACGGCCTCTGGAACGTCCACGTCCACGTCGACGACGCGGGCGCCGCCGTGGAGGCGGGCGTCGAGGCCGGCCGGCCGTACCGGATCCGGATCACGCACTTCGGCGCCGCGGCCGTCCCCGCCGCCCGGGAGCAGGCCCAGCGCGCCGTCGTCGCCGTGGTGCCCGGAGCCGGTCTCCCCGCGCTGTGCGCCGAGGCCGGGGCGACCACCGTGCCCACCCGCCCCGGGGAGCCCCCGGCCAGCGGCGAACTGGTCGACGCCATCCGCCGGGCGCACGCCCGCGAGGTCGTGCTGCTGCCCAACGACCCGCTGCTGCGCCACACCGCGGCGGCCGCCGCGGAACAGGCCCGCGCCGAGGGCATGCGCGTCGCCCTCATCCCGACCCGCTCACCCGTCCAGGGAATCGCCGCGCTCGCCGTGCACGAGGCGGACCGCAGCTTCGACGAGGACGTGGTCGCCATGACCGCGGCGGCCGGCGCGACCCGGTGCGCCGAACTCGCCGTCGCGGAACGGCAGTCGTGGACCTCCGCGGGCGTGTGCCAGGCCGGGGACGTGCTCGGGCTCATCGACGGGGATGTCGCCGTCATCGGCCAGGACGTCACCGGCACCGCCGTCGCGGTCCTGGACCGCATGCTCTCCTCCGGCGGGGAACTCGTCACCCTGGTCCTCGGGGACGCGACACCCGCGGAGCTGGCCGTCCGGCTGGAGGCCCATGTGCGCGACACGCACCTGGCCGTGGACACCGTCACCTACGACGGCGGCGGCGCCGCGCCGCTGCTCATCGGCGTGGAATAG
- the thiD gene encoding bifunctional hydroxymethylpyrimidine kinase/phosphomethylpyrimidine kinase produces the protein MQTPPRVLTVAGSDSGGGAGIQADLKTMLALGVHGMSVLTAVTAQNSQGVQGAWELPVEAVEAQYRSVVDDIGVQAVKTGMLASAPLVSAVAGLLAGIGVPVVVDPVGVSKHGDPLLAASALDSVRTELLPLATVATPNLDEVAQLTGIEVRDESGMRRAADAVLAFGPRWALIKGGHLDGDAVDLLTDGAAEHWLRAPRLDNRHTHGTGCTLASAVASGLAKGLSVPDAVGGAKEYVTGAIAAGFALGTGIGPVDHGWRSR, from the coding sequence ATGCAGACACCCCCGCGCGTGCTCACCGTCGCCGGCTCCGACTCCGGCGGCGGTGCCGGCATCCAGGCCGACCTGAAGACGATGCTGGCCCTCGGCGTGCACGGCATGAGCGTGCTCACCGCCGTCACCGCCCAGAACTCCCAGGGCGTCCAGGGCGCGTGGGAGCTGCCCGTCGAGGCGGTCGAGGCCCAGTACCGCAGCGTCGTCGACGACATCGGCGTCCAGGCCGTGAAGACCGGCATGCTCGCGTCCGCGCCGCTGGTCTCCGCCGTCGCCGGGCTGCTCGCCGGCATCGGCGTGCCCGTGGTCGTCGACCCCGTCGGCGTCTCCAAGCACGGCGACCCGCTGCTCGCCGCCTCCGCCCTGGACTCGGTGCGCACCGAACTGCTGCCGCTGGCGACGGTCGCCACCCCCAACCTCGACGAGGTGGCGCAGCTCACCGGGATCGAGGTGCGCGACGAGAGCGGAATGCGCCGTGCCGCGGACGCGGTGCTCGCCTTCGGGCCGCGCTGGGCGCTGATCAAGGGCGGTCATCTCGACGGGGACGCCGTCGACCTGCTCACCGACGGCGCCGCCGAGCACTGGCTGCGCGCACCGCGCCTCGACAACCGCCACACCCACGGCACGGGCTGCACCCTCGCGTCGGCCGTCGCGTCCGGGCTCGCCAAGGGCCTGTCCGTCCCCGACGCGGTAGGCGGAGCCAAGGAGTACGTCACCGGGGCGATAGCGGCCGGATTCGCGCTCGGAACGGGCATCGGACCGGTCGACCACGGCTGGCGGAGCCGCTGA